The following proteins are co-located in the Pseudomonas synxantha genome:
- a CDS encoding thioesterase II family protein gives MSPWLRALRESEQPRARLVCLPHAGGSASFFRPWLAHLPGDIDLLAVQYPGREERFNEAHIPCLASLAEHISQALLALPARPLWLFGHSMGAALAYAVGIQLEAAGMGAAHVFVSAHAPPHRQPPSDLHRQDDTTLIADILRQDAQAADLWANPQLRALFLPVLRSDYQAIETWRPAHLLPLAAPLDVLLAHDDAEVSLEQARAWADLSRHTPDIRWFDGDHFYLKHQPRPVIHHLLQRSAYLQEDSQ, from the coding sequence ATGAGCCCGTGGCTGCGCGCATTGCGTGAAAGCGAACAGCCCCGCGCACGCCTGGTGTGCCTGCCCCATGCCGGCGGCAGCGCGAGTTTTTTCCGTCCGTGGCTGGCGCACCTTCCAGGGGACATCGACCTGCTGGCGGTGCAGTATCCCGGCCGTGAAGAGCGCTTCAACGAGGCGCATATCCCGTGCCTGGCGAGCCTCGCCGAACACATCAGCCAGGCGTTGCTGGCCTTGCCTGCGCGGCCCCTGTGGCTGTTCGGCCACAGCATGGGCGCGGCGCTTGCCTATGCCGTGGGCATACAGCTTGAAGCCGCTGGCATGGGGGCTGCCCACGTATTTGTCTCGGCCCACGCACCGCCGCACCGGCAGCCGCCCAGCGACCTGCACCGCCAGGACGACACCACGCTGATCGCCGACATCCTGCGCCAGGACGCCCAGGCCGCCGACCTGTGGGCCAACCCGCAGTTGCGTGCGCTGTTCCTGCCGGTGTTGCGCAGCGACTACCAGGCCATCGAGACCTGGCGCCCCGCCCACCTGCTGCCCTTGGCCGCACCGCTCGATGTGCTGTTGGCGCACGACGACGCCGAGGTCAGCCTGGAACAGGCCCGCGCCTGGGCCGACCTGAGCCGCCACACCCCGGATATCCGCTGGTTCGACGGCGATCACTTTTACCTCAAGCATCAGCCGCGACCGGTGATCCACCACCTGTTGCAGCGCAGCGCCTACCTTCAGGAAGACTCACAATGA
- a CDS encoding isochorismate synthase, whose translation MNAADLLTVFQAAHQRAVAYQRPVIAVSAYPAPTLAPLALYAAHRQGFFWCAHSPDLSLFGLGCAWQIEACGPGRMAEVDRQWFALCADALVQGPYPAVLLGGMRFDEQQSCASHWAPFADASFQLAHWLLSEDATGRWLRCQRVVEPGSDPAALVQESLAVYEQLLNPAPHVTSTPDVLERRALPRHQWQAKVDTALHAIAGGELNKVVLARHIDHHLDATLDTGAVMGRLHERRNASHLFAIHRGEHCFMGATPERLLSCDAGRLTTHALAGSTRRGLWPDEDQALGERLLADPKEQHEHQLVVQTITQALHDKVTDLHAAPCPGLLKLATVQHLSTPITAQLNVGKRLLDGVQALHPTPAVGGLPRAPALGFIRGHEGFDRGWYAAPVGWLDANGNGDFLVALRSALITPRHCHAFAGCGIVEGSLPANEYEETQIKLASMQQALQLACPADTDVAYSQTHDETPYASTAQR comes from the coding sequence ATGAACGCGGCCGACTTGCTCACGGTGTTCCAGGCCGCGCACCAACGGGCGGTGGCGTACCAACGGCCGGTGATTGCCGTCAGCGCCTACCCCGCGCCGACGCTGGCGCCTTTGGCGCTGTATGCAGCCCATCGGCAGGGCTTCTTCTGGTGCGCACACTCGCCTGACCTGAGCCTGTTCGGCCTGGGCTGCGCCTGGCAGATCGAAGCCTGCGGGCCTGGGCGCATGGCCGAGGTGGATCGCCAATGGTTTGCGCTGTGCGCCGATGCGTTGGTGCAAGGGCCCTACCCGGCGGTGCTGCTGGGCGGCATGCGTTTCGATGAACAGCAATCCTGTGCATCCCATTGGGCGCCGTTTGCCGATGCCAGTTTCCAACTCGCCCACTGGTTGCTCAGCGAAGATGCCACAGGGCGCTGGCTGCGCTGCCAGCGTGTGGTCGAGCCGGGCAGCGATCCTGCCGCACTGGTGCAGGAAAGCCTGGCCGTCTACGAACAGTTGCTCAACCCCGCCCCCCATGTAACCTCTACACCCGATGTGCTGGAGCGCCGCGCACTGCCCCGGCATCAATGGCAGGCCAAGGTCGACACCGCGCTGCACGCCATCGCCGGGGGTGAGTTGAACAAGGTGGTGCTGGCGCGGCATATCGACCACCATCTGGACGCCACCCTCGATACCGGCGCGGTGATGGGCCGCCTGCACGAGCGCCGCAACGCCTCGCACCTGTTCGCCATCCACCGTGGCGAGCACTGTTTCATGGGCGCCACGCCAGAGCGATTGCTCAGTTGCGACGCGGGCCGCCTCACCACCCACGCCCTGGCAGGCAGCACCCGTCGCGGGCTCTGGCCGGATGAAGACCAAGCCCTGGGTGAGCGGCTATTGGCCGACCCCAAGGAACAGCACGAACATCAGCTGGTGGTGCAGACCATCACCCAGGCCCTGCACGACAAGGTCACCGACCTGCATGCCGCCCCGTGCCCTGGCCTGTTGAAACTGGCCACCGTGCAGCACCTGAGCACGCCCATCACCGCACAACTGAATGTCGGCAAGCGCCTGCTCGACGGCGTCCAGGCGCTGCACCCCACCCCCGCCGTCGGCGGCTTGCCCAGGGCACCTGCGCTGGGCTTCATCCGTGGACACGAAGGCTTCGACCGTGGCTGGTACGCCGCGCCGGTGGGCTGGCTGGACGCCAATGGCAACGGTGACTTCCTGGTGGCACTGCGCTCGGCCTTGATCACGCCCAGACACTGCCATGCTTTTGCCGGCTGCGGCATTGTCGAAGGCTCGTTGCCGGCCAACGAGTACGAAGAAACCCAGATCAAGCTGGCAAGCATGCAACAGGCGCTGCAACTGGCCTGCCCTGCTGATACTGACGTGGCGTACAGCCAAACTCACGACGAAACACCGTATGCAAGTACTGCGCAGAGGTGA
- a CDS encoding XylR family transcriptional regulator, with product MKTLPPVHRIALLFNGSKIYDRGIITGIGNYLSSTRASWDLFLEEDFLCRLRGIERWQGDGIIADFDDPLIGEALAGSRIPVVAVGGSYEDASSYPKGIPYVATDNHALMKLAYEHLIEAGLTRFACFSLPEAQANRWAQEREKAFRRLMHRDGLQVEIYRGLGTSAPLWDSAVEQQIAWLHSLPKPIGIIAVTDARARQLLQACLTAGIAVPEQVALIGIDNDPLTRTLTRVPLSSVIQGTETMGRTAAALLHQMLHGKPCTGTQVLVPPDAINVQASSLHQPLGNPYVMQALLFIRQYACQGIKTDQVAAYVGVSRSSLEAHFRKVRGCSVHDEILGFKLAAAAKGLENQDLAIADIAASCGFTSAQYLHTVFRREFGCTPRQYQQGRPVAAPVACLPA from the coding sequence ATGAAAACCCTACCGCCCGTGCACCGCATCGCCTTGCTCTTCAACGGCAGCAAAATCTACGACCGCGGCATCATCACCGGTATCGGCAATTACCTGAGCAGTACCCGCGCGTCCTGGGACCTGTTCCTGGAGGAGGATTTTCTTTGCCGTCTGCGCGGTATCGAGCGTTGGCAGGGGGACGGCATCATTGCCGACTTCGATGACCCGCTGATCGGCGAGGCGCTGGCTGGGAGTCGGATACCGGTGGTGGCGGTGGGTGGTTCTTATGAGGACGCAAGCTCGTACCCCAAGGGCATTCCCTATGTCGCCACCGATAACCATGCCTTGATGAAGCTGGCCTACGAGCATTTGATCGAGGCCGGGCTGACGCGGTTTGCCTGTTTCAGCCTGCCCGAAGCCCAGGCCAATCGTTGGGCCCAGGAGCGTGAGAAAGCCTTTCGCCGCTTGATGCACCGCGATGGCTTGCAGGTGGAGATCTATCGCGGCCTGGGCACCAGCGCGCCGTTGTGGGACAGCGCGGTGGAGCAGCAGATTGCCTGGCTGCACAGCCTGCCCAAGCCTATCGGCATTATCGCCGTGACCGATGCCCGTGCCCGGCAATTGCTGCAAGCCTGCCTGACCGCCGGGATTGCCGTGCCGGAGCAAGTGGCGTTGATCGGTATCGACAACGACCCACTGACCCGCACCCTCACGCGGGTGCCGCTGAGTTCGGTGATCCAGGGCACCGAGACCATGGGCCGTACCGCCGCGGCCTTGCTGCACCAGATGCTGCATGGCAAGCCCTGCACCGGCACGCAGGTGCTGGTGCCGCCGGATGCGATCAACGTGCAGGCCTCCAGCCTGCATCAGCCCTTGGGCAACCCTTATGTGATGCAGGCATTGCTGTTTATCCGGCAGTACGCTTGCCAGGGGATCAAGACCGACCAGGTTGCCGCTTATGTCGGCGTCTCACGCTCTTCCCTGGAAGCGCACTTTCGCAAGGTGCGCGGCTGCAGCGTGCATGATGAAATCCTCGGTTTCAAACTCGCCGCTGCCGCCAAGGGCCTGGAGAACCAGGACCTGGCCATCGCCGACATCGCCGCCAGCTGCGGCTTCACCTCTGCGCAGTACTTGCATACGGTGTTTCGTCGTGAGTTTGGCTGTACGCCACGTCAGTATCAGCAGGGCAGGCCAGTTGCAGCGCCTGTTGCATGCTTGCCAGCTTGA
- a CDS encoding isochorismate lyase, with product MKTPEHCTGLHDIRHAIDRLDQQIIDALGLRMQYVKAASAFKPDQASIAAPERVAAMLPQRRQWAQDAGLDGEFIESLFNQIIHWYIAEQTAFWLQKKSKAV from the coding sequence ATGAAAACCCCGGAACACTGCACTGGCCTTCACGACATCCGCCACGCCATCGACAGACTCGACCAGCAGATCATCGACGCCCTCGGCCTGCGCATGCAGTACGTCAAGGCCGCCTCAGCGTTCAAGCCGGACCAGGCCAGTATCGCCGCCCCGGAGCGCGTCGCAGCGATGTTGCCCCAACGCCGGCAATGGGCGCAGGACGCCGGGCTGGATGGCGAATTTATCGAAAGCCTGTTCAACCAGATCATCCACTGGTACATCGCCGAGCAGACGGCCTTCTGGCTGCAGAAAAAGAGCAAGGCCGTATGA
- a CDS encoding (2,3-dihydroxybenzoyl)adenylate synthase — protein MLDGCTDWPEDFIRRYREQGYWQGVPLGQLPREQSQSTPQQEALVDGNRRWSYAELDQQADRLAAGLAERGLVAGQRVLVQLPNIAEFFALTFALLRLGVIPVFALPAHREHELEHLAHLSQAVAYVIVDQHLGFDYRPLARTLREQVPSLQQVWVVGAPEEFVALADCVAAPRQFPTPDARDVAVLLLSGGTTGLPKLIPRTHDDYACNARLAARACGFDGHTRYLAALPVAHNFPLASPGALGVFSVGATLVLAPEPSPDTAFELIERERITHTALIPPLVLLWLEVAQWSDHDLSSLQWLQVGGARLKAEIAARIRPALGCGLQQVYGMAEGLLCFTPLDDPEERVFDTQGLPLTTADEIRIVDADDVQVAPGAVGELLVRGPYTIRGYYNAAEHNQRAFTADGFYRSGDLVRRLPEGHLIVEGRSKDVINRGGEKIPVEEIENLLLGHPLIRDVALVALADELLGERSCACVLAHGEPLDLASINAWLRERGLAAYKLPDRLQVLREFPLTRLGKVNRKALAEQVLAS, from the coding sequence ATGCTTGATGGCTGCACTGACTGGCCCGAAGACTTTATCCGCCGCTACCGCGAGCAAGGCTATTGGCAAGGCGTGCCCCTGGGCCAACTGCCGCGCGAACAATCCCAGAGCACGCCGCAACAGGAAGCCTTGGTGGACGGCAATCGACGCTGGAGCTACGCCGAGCTGGACCAACAGGCCGACCGACTGGCCGCCGGCCTCGCCGAACGCGGGCTGGTCGCTGGCCAGCGGGTGCTGGTGCAACTGCCCAATATCGCCGAGTTTTTCGCCCTGACCTTCGCCCTGCTGCGCCTGGGGGTGATCCCGGTGTTTGCGCTGCCGGCCCATCGCGAACATGAACTGGAACACCTGGCGCACCTGAGCCAGGCGGTGGCCTATGTGATTGTCGACCAGCACCTGGGCTTCGATTACCGCCCGCTGGCGCGCACCCTGCGTGAGCAAGTGCCGAGCTTGCAACAGGTGTGGGTGGTGGGCGCGCCCGAGGAGTTCGTAGCCCTGGCCGATTGCGTCGCCGCGCCCCGCCAATTCCCCACGCCGGACGCCCGGGACGTCGCGGTGCTGCTGTTGTCCGGCGGCACCACCGGCCTGCCCAAGCTGATCCCACGCACCCATGACGACTATGCATGCAATGCCCGGCTGGCGGCCCGCGCCTGCGGCTTCGACGGCCACACCCGTTACCTGGCAGCGCTGCCGGTGGCGCACAACTTCCCGCTGGCCTCGCCTGGCGCGCTCGGGGTGTTCAGTGTCGGCGCTACCCTGGTGCTGGCGCCGGAGCCGAGCCCGGACACCGCCTTCGAACTGATCGAACGCGAACGTATCACCCACACCGCCTTGATCCCGCCGCTGGTATTGCTGTGGCTGGAAGTCGCGCAATGGTCCGACCACGACCTCAGCAGCTTGCAATGGCTGCAAGTCGGCGGTGCGCGGCTCAAGGCCGAGATCGCCGCCCGCATCCGCCCGGCCCTGGGCTGTGGCCTGCAACAGGTGTACGGCATGGCCGAAGGCTTGCTGTGTTTTACGCCGCTGGACGATCCCGAGGAACGAGTCTTCGACACCCAGGGCCTTCCCCTTACGACGGCGGATGAGATCCGTATCGTCGATGCCGACGATGTACAGGTGGCGCCCGGCGCCGTGGGGGAATTGTTGGTGCGCGGGCCCTACACCATCCGTGGCTATTACAACGCCGCCGAGCACAACCAGCGGGCGTTTACCGCCGACGGGTTTTATCGCAGCGGCGACCTGGTCCGGCGCCTGCCCGAGGGGCATTTGATTGTCGAGGGGCGCAGCAAGGATGTAATCAACCGCGGCGGCGAGAAGATCCCGGTGGAAGAGATCGAGAACCTGCTGCTCGGCCATCCGCTGATCCGCGATGTGGCGCTGGTGGCCCTGGCCGACGAATTGCTGGGGGAACGCAGTTGCGCCTGCGTACTGGCCCACGGTGAACCCTTGGACCTGGCCTCGATCAACGCCTGGCTGCGCGAGCGTGGGCTGGCGGCCTACAAGTTGCCGGACCGCTTGCAGGTGCTACGCGAGTTCCCGCTGACGCGCCTGGGCAAGGTCAACCGCAAGGCCCTGGCTGAACAGGTATTGGCCTCATGA